One window from the genome of Alkalihalobacillus sp. LMS6 encodes:
- the chbG gene encoding chitin disaccharide deacetylase, giving the protein MPIVVFNADDFGLSKGVNYGILDSHLYGVVASTTMLVNMPATEHAVALAKQHPSLQVGIHLALTIGAPVSSEVPSLVDHSGQFRKLQAQRNEAIINPDDVLREWSLQIETFLRYGLKPSHLDSHHHIHRWAHLRTVIEELSKTYQLPWRHSFEQMPEGAAFYTESFDDRFYKNGVSNQGIDQILADHTDVHSLEIMCHPAYGDEPLQQTSSYVEDRVKETEILIHYSLPSGWTLPAQKKDTPSTS; this is encoded by the coding sequence ATGCCGATTGTGGTGTTTAATGCAGATGATTTCGGTTTATCAAAAGGCGTTAATTACGGGATTTTGGATAGTCATTTATACGGTGTTGTTGCTTCTACAACGATGCTTGTGAATATGCCCGCAACAGAACATGCTGTTGCGTTAGCGAAACAGCATCCTTCTTTACAAGTTGGCATCCACCTTGCTTTAACGATTGGCGCACCTGTTTCAAGTGAGGTTCCTTCTCTTGTCGATCATTCAGGGCAATTCCGTAAGCTTCAAGCACAGAGAAATGAAGCAATTATTAATCCAGACGATGTATTGCGCGAATGGTCCCTGCAAATTGAGACCTTCTTACGTTACGGGTTAAAGCCGAGTCATTTAGATAGTCATCACCATATTCATCGTTGGGCTCACCTCCGAACCGTCATTGAAGAATTAAGTAAAACCTACCAACTTCCATGGCGTCATTCTTTTGAACAAATGCCTGAAGGAGCAGCCTTTTATACCGAGTCTTTTGATGATCGCTTTTACAAAAATGGCGTGAGCAATCAAGGCATTGATCAGATTCTAGCTGACCATACTGACGTACATTCACTCGAGATTATGTGTCATCCAGCTTATGGTGATGAACCGCTACAACAGACTTCTTCTTATGTAGAAGATCGTGTCAAAGAAACCGAGATCCTAATTCACTATTCATTACCGAGCGGCTGGACGCTACCTGCACAAAAAAAAGACACACCCTCAACTTCATAG
- a CDS encoding GntR family transcriptional regulator, with protein MSSMHQQIKESIITKIEANEYAPQSQLPTEAEFCETYGVSRTTVRTALQQLTQEGYVVRRQGQGTFVAEPKIRTNLSQTITSFSEQVTSQGKKPFIKVLSLQVVPADEALSHLLKTDANAPIQKITRLRYVDEKPLQYEIAYVPWSIAPGLTADQCSSSLYSSLRAHFDIRIARTEEHIQLHAMDATVATYLESEEQTPCFYLETLAYLEDGTVAEHSQTYFHGERASFQIERHYH; from the coding sequence ATGTCTTCTATGCACCAGCAAATAAAAGAAAGTATTATTACTAAAATTGAAGCGAATGAATATGCCCCACAATCACAATTGCCGACTGAGGCGGAATTTTGTGAAACGTATGGCGTTAGTCGTACAACGGTACGAACAGCTCTTCAACAACTAACCCAAGAAGGCTATGTCGTACGGCGTCAAGGCCAAGGTACATTTGTTGCTGAACCTAAGATTCGGACTAATTTGTCGCAAACGATTACTTCATTCTCTGAACAAGTAACATCTCAAGGAAAAAAACCGTTTATTAAAGTGTTGTCATTACAAGTTGTACCTGCTGACGAGGCATTGTCTCACCTTTTAAAAACAGACGCCAATGCCCCCATTCAAAAAATTACACGGTTGCGCTATGTCGACGAAAAACCACTTCAATATGAGATTGCTTATGTTCCTTGGTCAATTGCCCCTGGATTAACAGCAGATCAGTGTTCTTCTTCTCTTTATTCATCTTTGCGGGCGCATTTTGACATACGCATCGCTCGAACAGAAGAACACATTCAACTTCATGCCATGGATGCAACCGTTGCCACTTATCTTGAATCGGAAGAGCAGACGCCTTGCTTTTATCTAGAAACCCTCGCTTATTTGGAAGATGGGACTGTTGCTGAGCACTCACAAACGTACTTTCACGGGGAACGAGCAAGCTTTCAAATTGAGCGACATTATCATTAA
- a CDS encoding 6-phospho-beta-glucosidase codes for MTLKLVIIGGGSSYTPEIIEGIIDRYDQFPVTEIALVDIEKGKEKLQIIAGLATRMVQKANKPIVITSTLERRRALRGANFVTSQIRVGGLKAREKDERIPLSYGALGQETNGAGGIFKALRTIPVLLEISKDMQELCPDAWLINFTNPAGMVTEALLKYGKHKRVIGVCNIPFNMRTGVAEILQCNIEDIEIEFVGLNHFVFGRRVLVKGVDRTATVVERLKDPTNQYAPANIVSEGWSSTFLSAFMMLPNPYHSYYFKGADMLEKNLKAYWENGTRAEVVQQVEAELFKKYENKDLEEKPTELEQRGGAFYSDAACNVMTSIYNNTGDVQTVNVQNNGTISDLPDEVVIETNALIGASGPRPISIGALPLSIRGIIQLMKNVEELVIEAAIKGDRERLYQALLINPLVREEALAHDLMEDLLEAHKEDLPQFYQQA; via the coding sequence ATGACGTTAAAACTAGTCATTATTGGTGGGGGATCAAGCTATACGCCAGAGATCATTGAAGGCATTATTGATCGTTATGATCAGTTCCCGGTCACGGAGATTGCTTTAGTCGATATTGAGAAAGGGAAAGAAAAGCTACAAATTATTGCGGGGCTTGCTACACGAATGGTTCAAAAGGCGAATAAGCCAATCGTCATTACATCCACTCTTGAGCGCCGACGAGCGTTAAGAGGAGCTAACTTTGTCACAAGTCAAATACGAGTAGGGGGATTAAAAGCACGAGAAAAAGATGAACGCATTCCGCTGTCTTATGGAGCGCTTGGTCAAGAAACAAATGGAGCGGGAGGAATCTTCAAAGCATTACGTACGATACCTGTTTTATTAGAGATTTCTAAAGATATGCAAGAGTTATGCCCGGACGCATGGTTAATCAATTTCACTAACCCTGCTGGAATGGTAACAGAGGCGCTATTGAAATATGGCAAACATAAGCGGGTCATTGGTGTCTGTAACATTCCATTTAATATGCGCACAGGTGTAGCGGAAATTCTTCAATGTAATATAGAAGACATTGAAATTGAATTTGTTGGCTTGAATCACTTTGTATTTGGACGTCGTGTGCTTGTAAAAGGTGTCGATCGTACGGCAACTGTGGTAGAACGGTTGAAAGACCCAACCAATCAATACGCGCCAGCAAATATTGTATCGGAAGGCTGGTCATCTACTTTCTTATCAGCTTTTATGATGTTACCAAATCCATATCATAGCTATTACTTTAAAGGCGCAGACATGCTCGAAAAGAATTTGAAAGCGTACTGGGAAAATGGGACGCGAGCAGAAGTCGTGCAACAAGTAGAAGCAGAGTTATTTAAAAAGTATGAGAATAAGGATTTAGAAGAAAAGCCAACCGAGCTTGAACAGCGAGGAGGTGCATTTTATAGCGATGCCGCTTGTAATGTCATGACAAGTATTTATAACAATACAGGCGATGTACAGACGGTCAATGTACAAAATAATGGCACGATATCCGATCTACCTGATGAAGTGGTCATTGAAACAAATGCGCTCATAGGTGCCAGCGGACCAAGGCCGATTTCAATTGGGGCACTACCGCTCTCCATCCGAGGCATCATTCAATTAATGAAAAATGTAGAAGAGCTCGTTATTGAAGCCGCTATAAAAGGGGACCGTGAACGTTTGTATCAAGCCTTACTTATTAATCCGCTCGTCCGAGAAGAAGCGCTTGCGCACGATTTAATGGAGGATTTACTCGAAGCACATAAAGAAGATTTGCCACAATTTTATCAACAAGCATAA
- a CDS encoding PTS sugar transporter subunit IIC, protein MMHWLEKHVIPVAGRIGAQRHLVAIRDGFVSVIPLIIIGSFAILLNNFPLPSIEGYQGFMMGIFGENFTMFGGNIWDASYAILALLVTMSISYHLARSYGVDGLATAILSVSTFVMLSPFTEDWGLSLAWTGSQGLFVALFNAIIITELFRVLVNSRFTIKMPQGVPEGVTKSFRSLIPFLLILIGLSLFQMFMALVMNTSVHELVFQWIQTPLLSLSNSLPAALIVVFLNHFLWFFGLHGTNIMSPIMEGVYLTASVTNTELVQAGASIFGDELAIVTKAFFDAYVFMGGSGTTLALIAAIFIVAKTSHYRTVGKLGAPGAAFNINEPIMFGVPIVLNASLFIPFLLSPILLTIISYFAISLGFVAKTAVAIPWTTPPIISGFLVSGHWSGVILQLFNLALATLIYIPFIKISERAQEKIEKENT, encoded by the coding sequence ATGATGCATTGGTTAGAAAAGCACGTCATTCCAGTTGCAGGCAGAATTGGTGCACAGCGCCACCTTGTTGCCATTCGTGATGGGTTTGTTAGTGTCATTCCGTTAATTATTATTGGTTCGTTTGCTATTTTACTTAACAATTTTCCACTGCCTTCGATTGAAGGCTATCAAGGGTTTATGATGGGTATTTTTGGTGAAAACTTCACCATGTTTGGCGGAAATATTTGGGACGCCTCGTACGCGATACTGGCTCTCTTAGTCACCATGTCGATTTCCTATCATCTTGCTCGATCGTATGGGGTCGATGGATTAGCAACTGCTATTTTATCTGTTTCAACCTTTGTGATGTTGTCCCCTTTTACAGAAGATTGGGGCTTATCTCTCGCATGGACGGGTTCGCAAGGTTTATTCGTTGCACTATTTAATGCGATCATTATTACGGAATTATTCCGTGTCTTAGTGAACTCTCGCTTCACAATTAAAATGCCTCAAGGTGTTCCTGAAGGGGTAACAAAATCATTTCGGTCTTTAATTCCGTTTTTACTCATATTAATCGGACTAAGTTTGTTCCAAATGTTTATGGCGCTCGTCATGAATACGAGTGTGCATGAACTGGTATTCCAGTGGATTCAAACACCATTACTAAGCTTATCGAATTCGTTACCTGCGGCTTTAATCGTTGTGTTTCTTAATCATTTTCTCTGGTTCTTTGGTCTTCATGGAACGAATATCATGTCGCCGATTATGGAAGGTGTATACTTAACAGCAAGTGTAACAAATACGGAGCTTGTTCAAGCTGGAGCGAGTATTTTTGGAGATGAATTAGCAATTGTTACAAAAGCATTCTTTGATGCGTACGTCTTTATGGGCGGTTCAGGAACAACTCTTGCGTTAATTGCCGCCATTTTTATCGTTGCCAAAACGTCTCATTATCGCACAGTCGGAAAATTAGGAGCGCCGGGTGCGGCGTTTAACATTAATGAGCCGATCATGTTCGGGGTGCCAATCGTGTTAAACGCATCGTTGTTCATTCCGTTTCTTTTATCACCAATTCTCTTAACGATTATTTCGTACTTTGCAATTTCGTTAGGGTTTGTGGCAAAGACAGCAGTCGCAATTCCGTGGACGACACCACCAATTATTAGTGGCTTTCTTGTATCAGGTCACTGGTCAGGCGTCATTTTGCAGCTCTTTAACTTAGCGCTGGCCACGCTCATTTATATTCCATTTATAAAAATATCGGAGCGTGCACAAGAAAAGATCGAAAAGGAAAACACATAG
- a CDS encoding PTS lactose/cellobiose transporter subunit IIA, giving the protein MTKTLEEISFTLILHSGNARSFAMEAIQAAKTGAFEQAAEKLKEADAAFVTAHHGQTELLQQEAQGNGVTPSILLIHAQDHLMTSMTVKEMAVEMVELYQRLPKGV; this is encoded by the coding sequence ATGACAAAAACCCTTGAAGAAATCTCATTTACACTTATTCTCCATTCAGGCAACGCTCGCTCCTTTGCGATGGAAGCGATTCAAGCAGCAAAGACTGGCGCTTTTGAACAAGCGGCGGAAAAACTAAAAGAAGCAGATGCAGCGTTTGTCACAGCTCACCATGGTCAGACGGAATTACTGCAACAAGAAGCACAAGGGAACGGGGTTACACCTTCCATTCTGCTCATTCATGCGCAAGATCACTTAATGACATCAATGACAGTGAAAGAAATGGCTGTTGAAATGGTCGAACTCTATCAACGTTTACCAAAAGGAGTGTAG
- a CDS encoding PTS sugar transporter subunit IIB yields the protein MNILLVCSAGMSTSMLVSKMREAAESKGVTCQIDAVSASHLEDYLEKTDVILIGPQVRYMQAQVTKQAEPHGIKVDLINQMDYGMMKGENVLNQAMNLADVM from the coding sequence ATGAATATTTTATTAGTTTGTTCAGCGGGCATGTCAACAAGTATGCTTGTCTCAAAAATGAGAGAAGCAGCAGAATCAAAAGGCGTAACATGCCAGATTGATGCGGTTTCTGCTTCGCACTTAGAAGATTACTTGGAGAAAACCGATGTCATTTTAATTGGTCCGCAAGTACGTTATATGCAAGCGCAAGTGACAAAACAAGCAGAGCCACACGGCATCAAAGTGGATCTCATTAATCAAATGGATTATGGCATGATGAAGGGTGAAAATGTTCTAAACCAAGCTATGAATTTAGCAGATGTGATGTGA
- a CDS encoding GNAT family N-acetyltransferase, producing the protein MDYKVVFEPPTPKAYNELRLEGGISGKSLEAAEVGLKNSLFAVSLYDQDVLIGMGRVIGDGGAFFQVVDIVVKPSYQGKGLGKVIMEEITTYLDRHTYPGSYVSLIADGDADHLYKKFSFNYTAPRSQGVYRKYE; encoded by the coding sequence ATGGACTATAAAGTAGTATTTGAACCACCTACCCCGAAGGCGTATAACGAGTTAAGGCTTGAAGGCGGCATAAGCGGGAAGTCATTAGAAGCTGCCGAAGTGGGGTTGAAAAACTCCTTGTTTGCGGTTAGTTTGTACGATCAAGATGTGCTTATAGGGATGGGCCGCGTGATCGGTGATGGAGGCGCCTTTTTTCAAGTGGTCGATATAGTGGTGAAACCAAGCTACCAAGGCAAAGGGTTAGGGAAAGTCATTATGGAAGAAATTACGACATACCTTGACCGTCATACATACCCAGGGTCATATGTTAGCTTGATTGCGGATGGAGACGCTGATCATTTATATAAAAAGTTTTCGTTCAACTATACAGCGCCACGGTCACAAGGGGTGTACCGAAAGTATGAGTAG
- a CDS encoding FixH family protein: MRYLIFVMTLALFLSACSVNSNNHEDYTDFKAIEVRVELPDSVSEGGRQTIFAYVSQGGEDVSDAELVRFEVWSNNHEQHEYVTATPEGNGVYAVDVDFTQEGLYFAKALTQVGDLFAMPTKRFAVGKLTPEEAERLINGNNQPYTNDHSHH, encoded by the coding sequence ATGCGCTATCTCATTTTTGTAATGACACTCGCTCTCTTCTTGTCTGCTTGTTCAGTGAATAGTAATAATCATGAAGATTATACCGATTTTAAGGCGATTGAAGTCCGAGTAGAATTACCTGATTCGGTTTCAGAAGGAGGCCGACAGACCATCTTTGCCTATGTATCACAAGGTGGAGAAGATGTGTCAGATGCTGAACTCGTTCGCTTTGAAGTATGGTCAAACAATCATGAACAACATGAATACGTAACCGCAACACCTGAAGGAAATGGGGTTTATGCAGTCGACGTTGACTTCACACAAGAAGGGCTCTATTTCGCAAAAGCGCTCACGCAAGTAGGCGATTTATTTGCTATGCCGACGAAACGATTTGCGGTTGGAAAGCTTACGCCTGAAGAAGCAGAGCGTTTGATTAATGGGAATAATCAACCTTATACAAACGATCATTCTCATCATTGA
- a CDS encoding PepSY domain-containing protein, whose product MKTGTSRSSKRYGTVWRWHFYAGLIIAPILLMLAVTGGVYLFKGNIEAALYSDYYDVTPNPNGITVAPSVLIANANQAYENIETVTSYSPSDDPTSSVGIGATFQDGSTGTVFMNPYTGGHLGVLLDQNRIMERLIELHGELMLGTFGDRVVELAASWTLILMASGLYLWWPRRAKPKVYGVWLPRFRKGKRVLVRDLHAVPAAWLSIGITFFVLTGMLWTGFWGNGVQHLATSTGQGYPPSIWVGEAPESLTEDVAESAWAAQKLPAPLSGHAQGYEQVSIDDVVTTGLHQDLHPSYTVYFPRSETGSFTLSAFPDQAKDEATMYIDQYTGAILADYRYDDYGAIGKLMATGITIHKGLEFGLLNQLFGLVICIGLIGIIVSGFIMWRRRKPDGHIGAPKAISIRQSRILIAILAVFALIFPLVAVSLVIVFLIDFFLIQKIERLKTFFHA is encoded by the coding sequence GTGAAAACAGGTACGTCTCGGTCGTCGAAGCGTTATGGGACGGTTTGGCGATGGCATTTCTACGCGGGTCTCATCATTGCACCAATTTTGCTTATGTTAGCAGTTACGGGTGGGGTCTATTTGTTCAAAGGCAATATTGAAGCGGCGTTGTACAGCGATTATTACGATGTGACGCCTAATCCAAATGGCATTACAGTTGCGCCTAGTGTGTTAATTGCCAATGCCAATCAAGCCTACGAAAACATTGAAACCGTCACCTCATATTCCCCGAGTGACGATCCAACGTCGTCCGTTGGAATTGGGGCAACATTTCAAGATGGATCAACCGGTACAGTCTTTATGAATCCATATACTGGAGGTCATTTAGGCGTTCTTCTTGATCAAAACCGTATCATGGAACGGTTAATAGAGCTTCATGGGGAGTTGATGCTCGGGACATTTGGTGACCGCGTTGTCGAACTCGCCGCATCATGGACGCTTATCTTGATGGCAAGCGGGTTGTATTTATGGTGGCCACGTCGTGCGAAACCGAAAGTATACGGCGTTTGGCTACCAAGATTTCGCAAAGGCAAACGCGTCTTAGTTCGCGATTTACATGCGGTTCCTGCAGCATGGCTATCAATTGGCATTACTTTCTTTGTTTTGACTGGTATGTTATGGACAGGGTTTTGGGGAAATGGGGTACAGCATCTAGCAACCAGTACAGGTCAAGGCTATCCGCCCTCCATTTGGGTCGGTGAAGCTCCTGAGTCATTAACGGAAGATGTAGCGGAATCGGCTTGGGCAGCGCAAAAATTACCTGCACCTCTATCTGGTCATGCGCAAGGCTACGAACAAGTTTCCATTGATGATGTGGTTACAACCGGTCTTCATCAGGATTTGCACCCGAGCTATACGGTTTATTTTCCAAGAAGTGAAACGGGGTCATTTACCCTGTCGGCTTTCCCTGATCAAGCTAAGGATGAAGCGACGATGTACATCGATCAATATACAGGTGCCATCCTGGCTGATTATCGCTATGACGATTACGGGGCAATTGGGAAATTAATGGCAACAGGCATAACCATTCATAAGGGGCTAGAATTCGGCTTGCTTAATCAACTGTTTGGACTTGTGATTTGCATTGGTTTAATCGGGATCATCGTGTCTGGGTTCATTATGTGGAGGCGTCGCAAACCAGACGGCCACATCGGTGCGCCGAAAGCCATTTCAATACGTCAAAGTCGGATTTTAATCGCCATACTCGCTGTATTTGCGCTTATTTTTCCATTAGTAGCTGTCTCGCTTGTTATTGTATTCTTGATTGATTTCTTTCTCATTCAAAAAATAGAGCGGCTGAAGACGTTCTTCCATGCATAG